A single Bacteroidales bacterium DNA region contains:
- a CDS encoding twin-arginine translocase TatA/TatE family subunit: MFDFVILGITGPWEIILIVLALLLLFGGRKIPEIMKGFGKGIKEFKDATSANKSEEEDKEKLEEKSRESHE, from the coding sequence ATGTTTGATTTTGTGATACTTGGAATTACCGGACCGTGGGAAATCATTCTCATCGTATTGGCTTTACTGCTGCTTTTCGGTGGAAGAAAGATTCCCGAGATTATGAAGGGTTTTGGGAAAGGCATCAAAGAGTTCAAGGATGCCACCTCTGCTAATAAGTCAGAAGAAGAGGATAAAGAAAAATTAGAGGAAAAAAGCCGTGAGAGCCACGAATAA
- the rseP gene encoding RIP metalloprotease RseP — protein MEVLVKVVQLIVSLSILVIVHEFGHFILAKLFNTRVEKFYLFFNPGFSLFRFRKGETEYGMGWLPLGGYVKISGMIDESMDKDQMQKPPQPYEFRSKPAWQRLLIMLGGVIMNFLLAVLIYASVLFAWGEQYLPADNARYGIAADSLAERIGFQDGDKIVSVEGKSVTRFNEIPKTILLEKANQVTVERNGEPRQIYIPDSLYSKIVNNPGFISLRVPSIIGGFSEDSPARQAGLQPGDRIVKVNGNDVQFMDQLRKVLSDKKNEKISVTVKREGETKSYSLRTTQEGLIGFYAGSLEEHFQLENKRYGFIAAVPAGIDKGIETMSEYLKQLGLIFTPDTELYKEVGGFITIGKIFPGSWSWYAFWNLTAFLSIILGILNILPIPALDGGHVMFLVYEIVSGQKPSEKFLEYAQIAGMLILFSILIYANGNDIVKLFSN, from the coding sequence ATGGAAGTATTAGTGAAAGTAGTCCAGTTAATAGTTAGTTTGTCGATTCTGGTAATTGTTCATGAATTTGGACATTTTATCCTGGCTAAATTATTCAATACAAGGGTTGAAAAATTTTATTTGTTTTTTAATCCGGGTTTTTCCCTGTTCAGATTCCGTAAAGGGGAAACCGAATATGGAATGGGATGGCTTCCGCTGGGAGGCTATGTCAAGATTTCCGGAATGATTGATGAATCTATGGATAAGGATCAGATGCAAAAGCCTCCTCAACCTTATGAGTTCAGGTCGAAACCTGCCTGGCAGCGTTTGCTTATTATGCTGGGAGGAGTGATAATGAATTTTCTTCTGGCCGTCCTGATTTATGCCTCGGTGCTTTTTGCATGGGGTGAACAATATCTGCCGGCAGATAACGCAAGATATGGAATAGCGGCTGATTCCCTGGCTGAGCGCATTGGTTTTCAGGATGGAGATAAGATCGTATCTGTGGAAGGCAAATCCGTGACACGTTTTAATGAAATACCCAAAACCATTCTGCTGGAAAAAGCCAATCAGGTGACCGTAGAAAGGAACGGAGAGCCCAGGCAGATTTATATACCTGATTCGTTATATTCCAAAATTGTTAATAATCCAGGATTTATTAGTTTAAGGGTTCCGTCCATTATTGGGGGGTTTAGCGAGGATTCCCCGGCCAGGCAGGCAGGCTTGCAGCCCGGCGACCGCATCGTTAAGGTGAACGGAAATGATGTACAGTTTATGGATCAGCTCAGGAAAGTCCTTTCCGATAAAAAAAACGAAAAGATTTCTGTGACTGTAAAAAGGGAGGGCGAGACCAAAAGCTATTCGCTGAGAACTACCCAGGAAGGCTTAATTGGTTTTTATGCCGGTAGCCTGGAAGAACATTTTCAGCTCGAAAACAAACGTTATGGCTTTATTGCCGCTGTACCCGCCGGTATAGATAAGGGAATTGAAACCATGAGCGAGTACCTCAAACAACTGGGTTTGATATTTACCCCGGATACTGAGCTTTATAAAGAAGTAGGGGGATTCATCACAATAGGAAAGATATTTCCTGGATCGTGGAGTTGGTACGCCTTTTGGAACCTGACTGCCTTCCTGTCGATCATTCTGGGAATTCTCAACATTTTGCCAATTCCTGCGTTGGATGGTGGTCATGTAATGTTTTTGGTATATGAGATTGTCAGCGGACAGAAACCCAGTGAAAAGTTTCTTGAATATGCCCAGATAGCGGGTATGCTGATTTTGTTCTCTATCTTGATTTACGCAAATGGCAATGACATTGTAAAATTGTTTTCTAATTGA